GCGCCGACCGCGTCGGACAGGCCCGCGGACCGGCTCCGGCCGCGCCGCTCGTGCCTGGCCGTCCCCGGCTCCAACCCGCGTTTCCTGGAGAAGGCCCAGGGCCTCCCCGCCGACCAGGTCTTCCTCGACCTGGAGGACGCCTGCGCGCCGCTCGCCAAGGAGGGCGCCCGGCACACCGTCGTCGACGCGCTCAACAAGGGCGACTGGACGGGCAGGACGAGGGTCGTCCGGGTCAACGACTGGACCACGCACTGGACCTACCGCGACGTGATCACCGTCGTGGAGGGCGCGGGGCACAACCTCGACTGCGTCATGCTGCCCAAGGTCCAGGACGCCGAGCAGGTGGTGGCGCTCGATCTGCTGCTCACCCAGATCGAGAAGACGATGGGCTTCGAGGTCGGCCGGATCGGTATCGAGGCGCAGATCGAGAACGCCCGGGGCCTGGTGAACGTGGACGGCATCGCCGCGGCGTCGCCCCGGCTGGAGACGATCGTGTTCGGCCCCGCCGACTTCATGGCGTCGATCAGCATGAAGACCCTGGTGGTCGGTCAGCAGCCGCCCGGCTACGGCGCGGACGCCTACCACTACATCCTGATGCGGATCCTGATGGCGGCCCGTACGCACGATCTCCAGGCGATCGACGGGCCGTTCCTCCAGATCCGGGACGTGGACGCGTTCCGGGAGGTCGCCGGCAGGTCCGCCGCGCTGGGCTTCGACGGCAAGTGGGTGCTGCACCCGGGCCAGATCGACGCCGCGAACGAGATCTTCTCGCCGTCGCAGGAGGACTACGACCACGCGGAGCTGATCCTGGACGCGTACGACCACGCGACGTCCGAGGCGGGCGGCAAGAAGGGGTCGGCGATGCTCGGCGACGAGATGATCGACGAGGCGAGCCGCAAGATGGCGCTGGTGATCTCCGGCAAGGGACGGGCCGCCGGGCTGCGGCGGACCTCGGTGTTCGAAGCCCCGGAGGCGTGAGAGATGCGATTCGGACGCACCTTTGAGGAGTTCGAGGCCGGCGCCGTGTACAAGCACTGGCCGGGCAAGACCGTCACCGAGTACGACGACCATCTGTTCTGTCTGCTCACCATGAATCACCATCCGCTCCATCTCGACAGCAACTACGCGGAGAAGACCACCGACTTCGGCAGGAACGTCGTCGTCGGCAACTACGTCTACTCGCTGCTGCTCGGGATGTCCGTCCCCGACGTCTCCGGCAAGGCGCTCGCCAATCTGGAGGTCGAGTCGCTGCGGCACGTCGCGCCGACGTTCCACGGCGACACGCTGTACGGGGAGACGACCGTCCTCGGCAAGACGCCGTCCCGGTCCAAGAGCGACCGCGGGGTCGTGCACGTCGAGACCAGGGGCTACACGCAGAACGGCACGGTCGTGTGCGTCTTCCGCCGCAAGGTGCTGGTGCCGACCGCGACGTACATCGAGCGGCGCGGCGGCGAACAGCCCGGCCGCCCCGAGCCGACGATCCAGGAGAGCTGACCCATGAGCCGTCTCGCCCAGACCGCGGACCTGACCGACGTCCAGCGGGAGATCCTCGCCACCGTCCGGGACTTCGTCGACAAGGAGATCCTGCCGGTCGCCACCGGGTTGGAGCACCGCGACGAGTACCCGGCCCGGATCGTCGAAGGGCTGCGGGAACTCGGCCTGTTCGGGCTGATGATCCCCGAGGAGTACGGCGGTCTGGGTGAGTCCCTGCTCACGTACGCGCTCTGCGTGGAGGAGATCGCGCGCGGCTGGATGTCCGTGTCGGGCATCGTCAACACGCATTTCATCGTGGCGTACCTGCTCAAGCAGCACGGCACCCAGGAGCAGCGGGACACCTTCCTGCCGCGCATGGCGACCGGTGAGGTGACCGGCGCGTTCTCCATGTCGGAGCCGGGGCTCGGCTCGGACGTGTCGGCCATCACCTCGAAGGGGGTGCGGGACGGCGACGCGTACGTGCTGGACGGCCAGAAGATGTGGCTGACGAACGGCGGGACGTCCTCGCTCGTCGCGGTGTTGTGCCGCAGTGACGAAGGCCACCCGGAAGGGACGGCCGCGCACCGGTCGATGACCACGTTCCTGGTCGAGAAGGAGCCCGGGTTCGGTGAGGTGCGACCCGGTCTCACCATTCCCGGCAAGATCGACAAGATGGGCTACAAGGGCGTCGACACCACCGAGTTGATCATGGACGGACTGCGCATTCCGGCCAATCGGGTCCTCGGCGGCGCCACCGGCCGAGGGTTTTACCAAATGATGGACGGTGTCGAGGTCGGCCGGGTCAATGTCGCGGCACGTGGTTGCGGCGTCGCACAGCGGGCATTCGAACTCGGAGTCGCGTACGCACAGCAGCGCCACACGTTCGGTAAACCGATCGCACAACACCAGGCAATCCAGTTCAAGCTGGCCGAAATGGCGACCAAGGTGGAAGCCGCTCATGCGATGATGGTGAACGCGGCACGCAAAAAGGATTCAGGGGAGCGAAACGACCTGGAGGCGGGGATGGCGAAGTACCTCGCCGCCGAATACTGCAAGGAAGTCGTCGAGGACGCCTTCCGTATCCACGGTGGTTACGGCTTCTCCAAGGAGTACGAGATCGAGCGTCTCTACCGGGAGGCCCCCATGCTGCTGATCGGCGAGGGGACCGCCGAGATCCAGAAAATGATCATTGGCCGCCGACTGCTCGAGGAGTACCGAATGCAGGGTTGATCGCGGCCTATGGTCCGCTTTGACCGTCCCGCACATCACACCGCGTCATCGGCTTCCGGCCGCCGACTCGGCTTCTCCATTGCCCAGTTGCGTCCGGCAACCGATACCATCGACGGAAAGCCGCCGTCCCCGTTGCCCGAGCGGCATCATCCGCTACGAAGGTCATTCATGCCCCACAGCCAAACCTCCGTACCTCGCGGCAGTGTCCGCCTCGCGCGCGGAGCATCGCCGTGGCTTCTGCCGACCGTCGCCACCGCAGCACTCAGCCTGGTGCGCGCGCGCCGCTCGAAGCGTGCCGCCACCCTCGCTGTGCCCGCCACCGCTCTCGCCGCGGGCATGCTGTGGTTCTTCCGCGACCCCGAGCGAGAGATCACGCAGGGCCGGGTCATCTCACCGGCTGACGGAGTGGTGCAGAGCATCATGCCGTGGAAGGACGGGCGCACCCGCGTCGCGATCTTCATGAGCCCGCTGAACGTCCACGTCAACCGCGCCCCCCTCGCGGGCACGGTGACGTCCGTGGAGCACATCCCCGGCGGTTTCGTTCCCGCGTTCAACAAGGAGAGCGAGAACAACGAGCGCGTTGTCTGGCACTTCGACACCGAACTCGGCGATATCGAGATGGTGCAGATCGCCGGTGCCGTGGCCCGGCGGATCGTGCCGTACGTACCGCAGGGGACCAAGCTGGAGCAAGGCGAGCGCATCGGCCTGATCCGTTTCGGCTCGCGCGTCGACATCTACCTTCCGGAAGGTGTGGACGTCGCTGTCGAGGTCGGTCAGACCACGACCGCAGGGGTGACTCGAATTGACCGTGATTGATCCCGACACACAGTCCGGCTGGGCCGCCGAGGCCGACGAGGAGGAGGACGACGCCGAAGACATGCCGCTTTCCATGCGGCTGTCGATAGCGGACACCCTCACCCTCGGCAATGCCACGTGCGGCTTCATGGCCGTCTACTTCACCACCACCGGCATCCTGATCCCGCATCTCACGGGGAGCGAGGAGACCGGTATGGCACGGCACTCCGCCGCCACCGCCGTGATCCTCATGCTCTGCGCGGCCGTCTTCGACCTCTTCGACGGGCTCGTGGCGCGCAAGCTGCGCAGCTCGCCGATGGGCGCCGAGCTGGACAACCTCTCCGACCTGATCAGCTTCGGACTGGCGCCCGCCTACTTCGTCCTCGTCTACGGCATGGTCGCCGACGACGCGCATCAGCGGGTCTCCGCGCTGGCGGCGGTCGTGGTGCTGCTGGCGGTCGTGCTGCGGCTCGCCAGATTCTCCTGTGTGACGCTGAAGGACGGCATGTTCCAGGGCATGCCGAGCCCGTTCGGCGCGCTCACGGTCGTCTCGATCGTGCTGCTGGAGCTGCCCTTCGTACCGACGCTGCTCGCCATCGTGGGTGTGGCGTGGCTGATGGTGAGCCGGGTCGAGTATCCGAAGCCGCGGGGAGTCCTCGCGGTGGCGATGCTCAGCTGGATCGTGGCCGCGATGGGGCTGCTGGCGGCCTGGGCGTTCGACGCGCCGGGCGGACAGCTGCTGCTCCAGACGGGCTGCGCGCTCCAGGTGGTGACGGGCGCGGTGATTCCGCTCTTCGCCACGGCACGGCGCGTGAACACCTTCCGTGACAACCGCCGTGAGGCACGGGCGGCGCAGCACTCGTAGCCGTACGCGCACCACGTGCGAGGGCCCGGACGCTTCTCAGGCGTCCGGGCCCTCGCACGTGGTGGGGCGACCGGGTCAGCCGCCGAAGGTGAACGACTCGGCGGGGGCGGCCACCGTCGCCTCCTGGACGACCTTCAGACCGCCCGGCACCGTCGAGTCCGGCTTCATGATCACCGATTCGCGGGTGGAGGGGGCCGCCGGGTCGGAGAAGTCGTGGGTGATGCCGAAGCCGGTGGAGAACTCGTTCAGGCCCAGCAGCGCCTTGCCGATGCCCTCCCTGGTGAGGTCCTTCTTCTCGCACGCCGTCTTCAGCAGTTCGCCGTACAGGGAGGCGGCCGTGAAGCCCGAGACGACGCCGTTGTCGAGTCCGTCGTCCGGGTAGGCCGCCGCGTACTCGGTGGCGAGCTTCTTCGGCGCCGGCTCGTCCGAGCCGATGGGCAGCGTGGAGGAGGCGATGTAGTAGTCCTTCATCAGCGCCGGGCCCGCCGCCGTGGCGAGGAGCTGCGGGGCGAACGCGGAGTTGTTGCCGACGATCGGCACGTTGAACCCGCCTGCCGCGGCGACCCCGACCAGCGAGGCGGCCTGGCGCGGTCCGGCGCTGAGGACGATCGCCTTGACCTGCGCCTTCTTCAGCGCGGCGACCTGCGCCGACATGTCGTTGTCGGTGGGCTTGATCTTCTGCTCCACGACCGTGAGACCGGCCTTTCCGGCCGCGTACTTCGAGCCGACGAGGGCGTTCTCGCCGTAGTCGCCCTCGAAGTAGACGTGACCGATCTTGTCGCCCTTGGCGATGCGGTCGTGGGAGAGCAGGTAGTCGATCGCGTTGACGGTCTCGATGTCGTACGTGGCGCCGACGACCCGGATGGACGGGCTGCCGAGCAGATTGGCCGACCACGCCTGGGGCAGGACCAGCCCCTTGTCCTGGCCGTCGATGCGCTTCTCGACGGCGGCGACGAACGGGGAGCCGATGAACTGGGCGAAGCCGAGGACGTCCGGCTCCAGCTCCGTGTAGGCGGCGACGGCCTTCTGCGGGTCGTAGCCGTGGTCGCGTACGGTCAGCTCGATCTGCCGCCCGCAGATGCCGCCCGCCTTGTTCGTCTGCTCCGCCCACAGCTGCTGGGACTGGGTGACGCTCTTGCCGAGCGAGGCGTAGACGCCGGTCATGTCCGTGAGCACGCCGAGCGAGATCGTCTTGTCGGTGACGCCCTGCCCGGTCTTCACTCCCCCGGCGTCCTCTCCCTTGTCGTCGCCCTCGGTGGCCTTGCCGCTGCACCCGGCGAGCGCGAGGGCCAGGACGACCAGCAGCGCCGCGCCGCTTCTCGGTGCGTGGGTGGGACGTGCGCGTCGCTTCATGACTTCTCCCGTGAGAACCGTCGAACCGTGGGAACTGACAGGCGGGTGAGTCCGCCGGGCAGGAAGAGCACCACCGCGACGATCGCGGCGCCGTACAGATAGCGGGACGCCTCGCCGGGCGTGACGCCGCCCGCGCCGGGGTCGGCGACCAGGGGCAGCGTGTCGCTGTAGTGGGTGAGGAGCTGGGGCAGCAGGGCGACGAAGGCCGCGCCGACGACGGCTCCGCCCACCGTGCCCAGACCGCCGATGACGATCATGGCGAGGTATTCGAGGGCCAGGATCATGCCGAAGTAGTCGGGGACGGTGCGCTGGAAGATCAGCGCGATCAGTACGCCGGCCAGCCCCGCGTACATGGAGGACAGCACGAACACGGCGGCCCGGTAGCGGGCGACCGGCACGCCCATGACCCCGGCGGCGATGCGGTGGTCGCGGATCGCGTTCATGGCCCGGCCGGGCCTGCCGCGCAGTACGCCGCGGGCGAAGAGAGCGCCGACGAGGAGGGCGGCGAGGCCCGCGTACCAGAGCTTCTCCGACGCCCCGAACGGGACGGCGGCGATCACCACCTCGGTGTCGTCGAAGTCGATGCCGAAGAGGGAAAGGACGGGCACGTCACGGCCGTTGAAGCCGCCGGTCAGTCCCCCGGCGTTGAACAGGACGTGCTGGCCGATGAAGATCAGCGCCAGGGTCGCGATGCCCAGATACGCGCCGTGCAGCCGTCCGGCGATGGGGCTGAAGAGGCCGCCCGCCGCGCCCGCGAGGAGGACGGCGAGGACGACGGCGAGCCAGGTGGGCAGGCCGAGTCCGGTGAGCCGGTGGCCGTTCTCCTCACCGCTGTCGCCCGCCAGGACGCAGTAGCCGTAGGCACCGACGGCGAGGAAGAAGGAGTGGCCCATGGAGAGCTGGCCGGTGGCGCCGGTGAGGAGGTTGAGGCCGATGGCGCCGATGGCGGCGGCCATGGCGAAGAGCCCGGCCTGGAGCCAGAAACGGTCGAGGTAGAAGGGGAGGGCGAGGAGCAGGAGGGAACCGGCGAGCCAGGCGTACGCCCGGGGGGTGGGGCGGGGGCGGCGGGTGGGCGGACGGGGCGGGGCCGTGCGTGCGGCCGGTGCGGGGGCGGTCGTCTCAGACACGGGCCAGCTCCTTCGTACCGAACAGCCCGGCGGGCCTGATCAGCAGGACCACGACCATCACGAGGTACGGCGCGAGATCGCCGAAGCCGCGCCCGAGGAAGGTCAGATCGCTCTGGTAGCCGGTGGCGAGGGACTCCGTGACCCCGACGATGAGCCCTCCGGCGAGCGCGCCGGTGGTGGAGTCGAGACCGCCGAGGATCGCGGCGGGGAAGGCCTTGAGGGCGGCGAGGGAGGTGGCGCGTTCCAGGCCGGGGGTCGGGAAGACGGTGAGGAAGAGCGCGGCGACGGCGGCCAGCGAGCCCGCGACC
Above is a window of Streptomyces sp. NBC_01498 DNA encoding:
- a CDS encoding phosphatidylserine decarboxylase, whose product is MPHSQTSVPRGSVRLARGASPWLLPTVATAALSLVRARRSKRAATLAVPATALAAGMLWFFRDPEREITQGRVISPADGVVQSIMPWKDGRTRVAIFMSPLNVHVNRAPLAGTVTSVEHIPGGFVPAFNKESENNERVVWHFDTELGDIEMVQIAGAVARRIVPYVPQGTKLEQGERIGLIRFGSRVDIYLPEGVDVAVEVGQTTTAGVTRIDRD
- a CDS encoding HpcH/HpaI aldolase/citrate lyase family protein translates to MTTSPTPPVSPAPTASDRPADRLRPRRSCLAVPGSNPRFLEKAQGLPADQVFLDLEDACAPLAKEGARHTVVDALNKGDWTGRTRVVRVNDWTTHWTYRDVITVVEGAGHNLDCVMLPKVQDAEQVVALDLLLTQIEKTMGFEVGRIGIEAQIENARGLVNVDGIAAASPRLETIVFGPADFMASISMKTLVVGQQPPGYGADAYHYILMRILMAARTHDLQAIDGPFLQIRDVDAFREVAGRSAALGFDGKWVLHPGQIDAANEIFSPSQEDYDHAELILDAYDHATSEAGGKKGSAMLGDEMIDEASRKMALVISGKGRAAGLRRTSVFEAPEA
- a CDS encoding ABC transporter substrate-binding protein, producing the protein MKRRARPTHAPRSGAALLVVLALALAGCSGKATEGDDKGEDAGGVKTGQGVTDKTISLGVLTDMTGVYASLGKSVTQSQQLWAEQTNKAGGICGRQIELTVRDHGYDPQKAVAAYTELEPDVLGFAQFIGSPFVAAVEKRIDGQDKGLVLPQAWSANLLGSPSIRVVGATYDIETVNAIDYLLSHDRIAKGDKIGHVYFEGDYGENALVGSKYAAGKAGLTVVEQKIKPTDNDMSAQVAALKKAQVKAIVLSAGPRQAASLVGVAAAGGFNVPIVGNNSAFAPQLLATAAGPALMKDYYIASSTLPIGSDEPAPKKLATEYAAAYPDDGLDNGVVSGFTAASLYGELLKTACEKKDLTREGIGKALLGLNEFSTGFGITHDFSDPAAPSTRESVIMKPDSTVPGGLKVVQEATVAAPAESFTFGG
- the pssA gene encoding CDP-diacylglycerol--serine O-phosphatidyltransferase, with translation MTVIDPDTQSGWAAEADEEEDDAEDMPLSMRLSIADTLTLGNATCGFMAVYFTTTGILIPHLTGSEETGMARHSAATAVILMLCAAVFDLFDGLVARKLRSSPMGAELDNLSDLISFGLAPAYFVLVYGMVADDAHQRVSALAAVVVLLAVVLRLARFSCVTLKDGMFQGMPSPFGALTVVSIVLLELPFVPTLLAIVGVAWLMVSRVEYPKPRGVLAVAMLSWIVAAMGLLAAWAFDAPGGQLLLQTGCALQVVTGAVIPLFATARRVNTFRDNRREARAAQHS
- a CDS encoding acyl-CoA dehydrogenase family protein, producing the protein MSRLAQTADLTDVQREILATVRDFVDKEILPVATGLEHRDEYPARIVEGLRELGLFGLMIPEEYGGLGESLLTYALCVEEIARGWMSVSGIVNTHFIVAYLLKQHGTQEQRDTFLPRMATGEVTGAFSMSEPGLGSDVSAITSKGVRDGDAYVLDGQKMWLTNGGTSSLVAVLCRSDEGHPEGTAAHRSMTTFLVEKEPGFGEVRPGLTIPGKIDKMGYKGVDTTELIMDGLRIPANRVLGGATGRGFYQMMDGVEVGRVNVAARGCGVAQRAFELGVAYAQQRHTFGKPIAQHQAIQFKLAEMATKVEAAHAMMVNAARKKDSGERNDLEAGMAKYLAAEYCKEVVEDAFRIHGGYGFSKEYEIERLYREAPMLLIGEGTAEIQKMIIGRRLLEEYRMQG
- a CDS encoding MaoC family dehydratase, which gives rise to MRFGRTFEEFEAGAVYKHWPGKTVTEYDDHLFCLLTMNHHPLHLDSNYAEKTTDFGRNVVVGNYVYSLLLGMSVPDVSGKALANLEVESLRHVAPTFHGDTLYGETTVLGKTPSRSKSDRGVVHVETRGYTQNGTVVCVFRRKVLVPTATYIERRGGEQPGRPEPTIQES
- a CDS encoding branched-chain amino acid ABC transporter permease → MSETTAPAPAARTAPPRPPTRRPRPTPRAYAWLAGSLLLLALPFYLDRFWLQAGLFAMAAAIGAIGLNLLTGATGQLSMGHSFFLAVGAYGYCVLAGDSGEENGHRLTGLGLPTWLAVVLAVLLAGAAGGLFSPIAGRLHGAYLGIATLALIFIGQHVLFNAGGLTGGFNGRDVPVLSLFGIDFDDTEVVIAAVPFGASEKLWYAGLAALLVGALFARGVLRGRPGRAMNAIRDHRIAAGVMGVPVARYRAAVFVLSSMYAGLAGVLIALIFQRTVPDYFGMILALEYLAMIVIGGLGTVGGAVVGAAFVALLPQLLTHYSDTLPLVADPGAGGVTPGEASRYLYGAAIVAVVLFLPGGLTRLSVPTVRRFSREKS